One window of the Corynebacterium glutamicum ATCC 13032 genome contains the following:
- a CDS encoding DUF202 domain-containing protein, with translation MRIHEDPGLQPERTVLAWNRTTVSLAVCSAILLRWTNFYGIFALLPVVILSGMAIFILFTQRVRYERQAIGLADNKLPPNIVGVVSLTVTLLAFGAAGIVFVFID, from the coding sequence ATGCGCATTCATGAGGATCCAGGTTTGCAGCCTGAACGGACTGTGTTGGCATGGAATCGTACGACGGTGTCCTTGGCTGTGTGTTCGGCAATTTTGCTGAGGTGGACTAATTTCTATGGGATTTTTGCACTGCTGCCGGTGGTGATTCTCAGCGGAATGGCGATTTTCATCTTGTTTACGCAGCGGGTTCGTTATGAACGTCAGGCTATCGGGCTTGCGGATAATAAATTGCCACCTAATATAGTTGGGGTTGTTTCTTTAACGGTGACACTTTTGGCGTTCGGGGCCGCTGGAATTGTATTCGTCTTCATTGATTAA
- a CDS encoding YidH family protein, translated as MDERSRFARSVFPDGEEPDPRFTLANERTFLAWTRTSLAFLAGGIAFEAFQISGLSDTVRTTIAVFIIAVGMIIAAGAAVRWMNVERAMRKQKPLPVPAIIPFLSIAALVASAAVLVLIIVQ; from the coding sequence GTGGATGAACGAAGCCGGTTTGCGCGCAGCGTTTTCCCGGACGGTGAAGAACCAGATCCACGTTTCACTTTGGCCAATGAGCGCACGTTTCTAGCATGGACGCGTACGTCTTTGGCGTTTCTTGCCGGTGGTATTGCTTTTGAGGCGTTCCAGATCAGTGGACTATCGGATACTGTCCGTACAACAATCGCGGTTTTTATCATTGCGGTTGGCATGATCATTGCCGCTGGTGCTGCGGTGAGGTGGATGAATGTGGAGCGTGCAATGCGTAAACAGAAGCCACTTCCCGTACCTGCGATTATTCCGTTTCTGTCTATTGCGGCTTTGGTGGCCTCTGCGGCTGTCTTGGTTCTGATTATTGTTCAGTAG